In the Engystomops pustulosus chromosome 2, aEngPut4.maternal, whole genome shotgun sequence genome, one interval contains:
- the LOC140119933 gene encoding histone H2B type 1-O: protein MPDPAKSAPAPKKGSKKAVTKAQKKDGKKRKRSRKESYAIYVYKVLKQVHPDTGISSKAMGIMNSFVNDIFERIAGEASRLAHYNKRSTITSREIQTAVRLLLPGELAKHAVSEGTKAVTKYTSAK, encoded by the coding sequence ATGCCTGATCCCGCCAAGTCCGCCCCAGCGCCCAAGAAGGGCTCCAAGAAAGCCGTCACCAAGGCCCAGAAGAAGGACGGCAAGAAGCGCAAGAGGTCCAGGAAGGAGAGTTACGCCATCTACGTCTACAAGGTGCTCAAGCAGGTGCACCCCGACACCGGCATCTCCTCCAAGGCCATGGGCATCATGAACTCCTTCGTCAACGACATCTTCGAGCGCATCGCAGGGGAAGCCTCCCGCCTGGCTCACTACAACAAGCGCTCCACCATCACCTCCCGGGAGATCCAGACCGCCGTCCGCCTGCTGCTGCCCGGAGAGCTGGCCAAGCACGCCGTGTCCGAGGGCACCAAGGCCGTCACCAAGTACACCAGCGCCAAGTAA
- the LOC140119909 gene encoding histone H3, whose product MARTKQTARKSTGGKAPRKQLATKAARKSAPATGGVKKPHRYRPGTVALREIRRYQKSTELLIRKLPFQRLVREIAQDFKTDLRFQSSAVMALQEASEAYLVGLFEDTNLCAIHAKRVTIMPKDIQLARRIRGERA is encoded by the coding sequence ATGGCCAGAACCAAGCAGACCGCCCGCAAGTCCACCGGAGGCAAAGCGCCCCGCAAGCAGCTGGCTACCAAGGCCGCCAGGAAGAGCGCGCCCGCCACCGGCGGAGTCAAGAAGCCTCACCGCTACCGCCCCGGCACCGTGGCTCTCCGCGAGATCCGCCGTTACCAGAAGTCCACCGAGCTGCTCATCAGGAAGCTGCCCTTCCAGCGCCTGGTCAGAGAGATCGCTCAGGACTTCAAGACCGACCTGCGCTTCCAGAGCTCTGCCGTCATGGCGCTGCAGGAGGCCAGCGAGGCCTATCTGGTCGGCCTCTTCGAGGACACTAACCTGTGCGCCATCCACGCCAAGAGAGTCACCATCATGCCCAAAGACATCCAGCTGGCCCGCAGGATCCGCGGCGAGAGGGCCTAA
- the LOC140119960 gene encoding histone H4 gives MSGRGKGGKGLGKGGAKRHRKVLRDNIQGITKPAIRRLARRGGVKRISGLIYEETRGVLKVFLENVIRDAVTYTEHAKRKTVTAMDVVYALKRQGRTLYGFGG, from the coding sequence ATGTCTGGACGCGGCAAAGGAGGAAAGGGGCTCGGAAAAGGAGGCgccaagaggcacaggaaggtgCTGCGTGATAACATTCAGGGAATCACCAAGCCTGCCATCCGCCGCCTGGCTCGCAGAGGAGGCGTCAAGCGTATCTCCGGCCTCATCTACGAGGAGACCCGCGGCGTCCTCAAGGTGTTCCTGGAGAACGTCATCCGCGACGCTGTCACCTACACCGAGCACGCCAAGAGGAAGACCGTCACCGCCATGGACGTGGTGTACGCGCTCAAGCGCCAGGGCCGCACTCTCTACGGCTTCGGAGGTTAA
- the LOC140119923 gene encoding histone H2A type 1-like: MSGRGKQGGKVRAKAKTRSSRAGLQFPVGRVHRLLRKGNYAERVGAGAPVYLAAVLEYLTAEILELAGNAARDNKKTRIIPRHLQLAVRNDEELNKLLGGVTIAQGGVLPNIQAVLLPKKTESSKPAKSK, translated from the coding sequence ATGTCTGGACGTGGCAAACAAGGAGGAAAGGTCCGCGCTAAGGCCAAGACCCGCTCATCCCGGGCCGGCCTGCAGTTCCCCGTCGGTCGTGTGCACAGGCTCCTCCGCAAGGGCAACTACGCCGAGAGAGTCGGGGCCGGCGCTCCCGTCTACCTGGCCGCCGTGCTCGAGTACCTCACCGCTGAGATCCTCGAGCTGGCCGGCAACGCCGCCCGGGACAACAAGAAGACCCGCATCATCCCCCGCCACCTGCAGCTGGCCGTGCGCAACGACGAGGAGCTCAACAAGCTGCTGGGAGGAGTCACCATCGCCCAGGGAGGCGTCCTGCCCAACATCCAGGCCGTGCTGCTGCCCAAGAAGACCGAGAGCAGCAAGCCCGCCAAGAGCAAGTGA